The Eptesicus fuscus isolate TK198812 chromosome 17, DD_ASM_mEF_20220401, whole genome shotgun sequence genome has a window encoding:
- the GSTO1 gene encoding glutathione S-transferase omega-1 isoform X2, which yields MRFCPFAQRTRLVLKAKGIRHEVININLKNKPEWFFKKNPAGLVPVLENNQGQLICESAITCEYLDEAYPEKKLLPADPYEKACQKMVFELFSKVPPLVGRFTRSKDKEDCSGLKEEFRQEFSKLEEVLTNKKTTFFGGNSLSMIDYLIWPWFERLEALELNEFVATNLQFVKNTTSEKLNKRRHALFCDYAHFKELFLKNYFKRCIDHTPKLKLWVAAMRKDPTVSALLTDVKTFQGFLNLYLQNSLEACDYGL from the exons GCATGAAGTCATCAACATCAACCTGAAAAATAAGCCTGAGTGGTTCTTTAAGAAGAATCCCGCTGGTCTGGTGCCAGTTCTGGAAAACAACCAGGGTCAACTGATCTGCGAATCTGCCATCACTTGTGAGTACCTGGATGAAGCATATCCAGAGAAGAAGTTGTTGCCAGCTGACCCCTATGAGAAAGCGTGTCAAAAGATGGTCTTTGAGTTATTTTCTAAG GTGCCACCTTTGGTAGGAAGGTTTACGAGAAGCAAAGATAAGGAAGACTGCTCTGGCCTGAAAGAAGAATTTCGCCAAGAATTCAGCAAGCTTGAGGAG GTTCTGACCAATAAGAAGACAACCTTCTTTGGTGGCAATTCACTTTCTATGATTGATTACCTCATCTGGCCCTGGTTTGAACGGCTGGAAGCACTGGAGTTAAATGA GTttgttgccacaaaccttcagtttgtaaaaaacaCAACATCTGAGAAGCTCAACAAAAGGAGGCATGCCTTATTCTGTGATTATGCACATTTTAAAGAACTCTTCTTAAAGAACTACTTTAAAAG GTGTATAGACCACACTCCAAAACTTAAGCTCTGGGTGGCAGCCATGCGGAAAGATCCCACAGTGTCAGCCCTCCTCACTGACGTGAAGACCTTTCAAGGTTTCTTAAATCTCTACTTGCAGAACAGCTTGGAGGCCTGTGACTACGGGCTCTGA